Proteins from a genomic interval of Denticeps clupeoides chromosome 20, fDenClu1.1, whole genome shotgun sequence:
- the LOC114770610 gene encoding retinol dehydrogenase 12-like: protein MTPPCPVLRALWIAELHFRCEGAQRPLAAVEVAAAGNLFKVRQFARRALQNSTAAAASPRSGQIDAMILLLCGAAAVAVYAVCCFTVLRLPKCQSRARLDGKTVVVTGSNTGIGKTTALDLAKRGARVILACRDQKRAEAAVSDIRRESGSSEVVYMHLDLASLQSVRSFAETFLKTEPRLDILINNAGLVVEGTTKDGMGMIFGVNHLGHFLLTLLLLDRLKESGPSRVVNVASKAYEVGKIDFDCLSTHKKLAEGKSSLSLFFRYSHSKLCNVLFTHELAKRLQGTNVTCYSLHPGPIKTDISRHSNLLWKMILFPILTLFFVDPVSGAQTTIHCALQEGIEPHSGRYFEKCAVKEVKAHGRDDAVAKKLWELSERLCSLA from the exons ATGACCCCTCCGTGCCCCGTGCTCCGGGCCTTATGGATTGCAGAGCTCCACTTCAGATGTGAAGGGGcgcagcgccccctggcggccgtGGAGGTTGCGGCAGCCGGAAACTTGTTCAAAGTGCGACAGTTCGCACGCCGAGCGTTACAAAActcgacggcggcggcggcgtctccTCGATCCGGCCAGATCGACGCGATGATCCTCCTTCTGTGCGGCGCGGCAGCGGTCGCGGTGTACGCCGTGTGCTGCTTCACCGTGCTGCGGCTTCCCAAGTGCCAAAGCCGCGCCAGATTAGACGGGAAAACGGTGGTCGTGACAG GGTCCAACACTGGCATCGGGAAGACCACCGCACTGGACCTGGCCAAGAGGGGAGCCAGAGTAATCCTAGCCTGTCGAGATCAGAAGAGGGCCGAGGCTGCAGTCAGTGACATACGGCGG GAGAGCGGCAGCAGCGAGGTTGTATACATGCATCTGGAtctggccagtctgcagtccgtACGCTCCTTTGCCGAAACGTTTCTGAAGACGGAGCCCAGGCTGGATATTCTCATCAACAATGCAG GCCTAGTGGTGGAGGGCACAACGAAGGACGGCATGGGCATGATCTTCGGAGTCAACCACCTCGGGCACTTCCTGCTGACCCTTCTTCTGCTGGACCGGCTGAAAGAGAGCGGCCCCAGCAGAGTGGTGAATGTGGCCTCCAAGGCCTACGAGGTTGGCAAGATCGATTTCGATTGCCTGAGCACCCACAAGAAGCTGGCGGAGGGCAAATCCAGCCTGTCCCTCTTCTTCCGGTACAGCCACAGCAAACTGTGCAACGTGCTGTTCACCCACGAATTGGCCAAGAGGCTGCAGGGCACGAATGTTACCTGCTACAGTCTGCACCCAG GCCCAATCAAGACAGACATCAGCCGTCATAGCAACCTTCTTTGGAAAATGATCTTGTTCCCCATTCTTACACTCTTCTTTGTGGATCCTGTATCTGGTGCCCAGACCACCATCCACTGTGCCCTGCAGGAGGGCATTGAGCCCCACAGCGGGCGCTACTTTGAGAAGTGTGCTGTGAAGGAGGTGAAAGCCCATGGCCGAGACGATGCCGTGGCCAAGAAGCTGTGGGAGCTGAGCGAGAGGCTGTGTAGCCTGGCCTGA
- the myclb gene encoding protein L-Myc-1b, which yields MPGISSAAPRYESWEMELDHSQHYFYDDHSPDEDFFKSTAPSEDIWKKFELVPTPPMSPVRTLEGAAGALYPSLGDRLEWVSQFLGQDDEQEGPCKLSAEETLGNLSSIIIQDCMWSGFSASQQLEKVVGERLSCPSGQTKLPSQAGKAHCAPADVPALSGLATDCVDPAAVLTFPLSSSCKKQVSSGSESHTDSSDDEEIDVVTVEHKQNKARLVSGRKPVTITVRADPYDPCMKRFHISIHQQQHNYAAPSPDSYPDAEPPRKRVRQETSQPRPGCTPQTPESEPRVAVDAPAPSSPARPPSSSPPPSSAPHQCPKAQIASPQSSDCEDTDKRRTHNFLERKRRNDLRSRFLALRDEIPGLANCPKTPKVVILTKATEYLRLLHSSDRHKTQERKQLKNRQQQLLRRLAELKRS from the exons ATGCCGGGCATCAGTTCCGCCGCGCCGCGCTATGAGAGCTGGGAGATGGAGCTCGACCACTCCCAGCACTATTTCTACGACGACCACAGCCCCGACGAGGACTTCTTCAAGTCCACCGCACCCAGCGAGGACATCTGGAAGAAATTCGAGCTGGTGCCGACCCCACCCATGTCGCCTGTCAGGACGCTGGAGGGTGCCGCCGGGGCGCTGTACCCGTCGCTGGGGGACAGGCTGGAATGGGTGTCCCAGTTCCTGGGCCAGGACGACGAGCAGGAGGGGCCGTGCAAGCTCAGCGCCGAGGAGACGCTGGGGAATTTAAGCTCCATCATCATCCAGGACTGCATGTGGAGCGGCTTCTCTGCCAGCCAGCAGCTGGAGAAAGTTGTCGGCGAGAGGCTGTCCTGCCCCTCCGGCCAGACCAAGCTGCCGTCCCAGGCAGGCAAGGCGCACTGCGCCCCTGCAGACGTGCCCGCCCTCAGCGGCCTGGCGACGGATTGCGTGGACCCGGCGGCGGTCCTCACCTTCCCCCTGAGCAGCAGCTGCAAGAAGCAGGTGTCGTCGGGGTCCGAGTCCCACACGGACTCGTCTG ATGACGAGGAGATTGACGTGGTCACTGTGGAACACAAGCAAAACAAGGCGCGGCTGGTGAGCGGCCGCAAGCCGGTGACCATCACCGTCCGGGCGGACCCCTACGACCCCTGCATGAAGCGCTTCCACATCTCcatccaccagcagcagcataaCTACGCCGCCCCCTCCCCCGACAGCTACCCGGATGCTGAGCCTCCCCGCAAGAGGGTCCGACAGGAGACCTCACAACCACGCCCCGGATGCACCCCGCAGACTCCGGAGAGTGAACCTCGAGTTGCGGTTGATGCGCCCGCGCCTAGCAGCCCCGCAAGGCCGCCTTCCTCATCCCCGCCACCGTCATCAGCCCCTCACCAATGTCCCAAAGCCCAGATTGCCAGTCCACAGAGCTCGGACTGCGAGGACACGGACAAGCGCAGGACCCACAACTTTCTGGAACGCAAGAGGCGGAATGACCTGCGCTCCCGCTTCCTCGCTCTGCGGGACGAGATCCCGGGACTGGCCAACTGTCCCAAGACCCCCAAAGTGGTGATCCTCACGAAAGCCACAGAATACCTGCGCCTTCTCCATTCCAGTGACAGGCACAAGACACAGGAGAGAAAGCAGCTGAAGAACAGGCAACAGCAGCTGCTGAGAAGGTTAGCAGAGTTAAAGCGctcctaa